The Fragaria vesca subsp. vesca linkage group LG2, FraVesHawaii_1.0, whole genome shotgun sequence genome includes a window with the following:
- the LOC101314340 gene encoding sirohydrochlorin ferrochelatase-like isoform 4, which translates to MSIGSLFSSPQFAPKIFPASDNRTNPNPTLNLLNWHRSPSRTRNMSIESGNGGLGQSKLDGVGDRDAVIVVDHGSRRKESNLMLNEFVDMFRERTGYAIVEPAHMELAEPSIHDAFNSCVEQGANRIIVSPFFLLPGRHWNQDIPSLTAEAAKKHGVSYMVTAPLGLHPLLVDRTLLLHNFFLKLCSELYCCLT; encoded by the exons ATGTCGATTGGGTCTCTCTTCAGCTCCCCTCAATTTGCCCCCAAAATCTTCCCGGCAAGCGATAACAGAACAAACCCTAACCCTACCCTCAACTTGTTGAATTGGCATAGAAGCCCCTCCAGAACTAGAAATATGAGCATTGAGTCCGGGAATGGAGGACTGGGACAATCTAAACTCGATGGAGTCGGTGACAGAGACGCCGTCATCGTCGTCGACCATGGTTCGCGCCGTAAGGAATCAAACCTCATGCTAA ATGAGTTTGTGGACATGTTTAGGGAGAGAACTGGGTATGCTATAGTGGAGCCTGCTCATATG GAGTTGGCAGAACCTTCAATTCATGACGCGTTCAATTCTTGTGTTGAGCAAGGTGCCAATCGTATAATTGTGAGTCCATTTTTCCTCTTACCCGGAAGACATTGGAACCAG GACATACCATCTCTAACAGCTGAAGCTGCAAAAAAGCATGGGGTATCATATATGGTGACTGCGCCTCTTGGACTCCACCCGCTACTTGTG GATCGGACACTGTTGTTGCACAATTTTTTTCTGAAGCTTTGCTCAGAGCTCTATTGCTGTTTAACTTGA
- the LOC101314340 gene encoding sirohydrochlorin ferrochelatase-like isoform 2 has product MSIGSLFSSPQFAPKIFPASDNRTNPNPTLNLLNWHRSPSRTRNMSIESGNGGLGQSKLDGVGDRDAVIVVDHGSRRKESNLMLNEFVDMFRERTGYAIVEPAHMELAEPSIHDAFNSCVEQGANRIIVSPFFLLPGRHWNQDIPSLTAEAAKKHGVSYMVTAPLGLHPLLVDVMNDRINHCLSHVAGDAGECAVCVGTGKCQLH; this is encoded by the exons ATGTCGATTGGGTCTCTCTTCAGCTCCCCTCAATTTGCCCCCAAAATCTTCCCGGCAAGCGATAACAGAACAAACCCTAACCCTACCCTCAACTTGTTGAATTGGCATAGAAGCCCCTCCAGAACTAGAAATATGAGCATTGAGTCCGGGAATGGAGGACTGGGACAATCTAAACTCGATGGAGTCGGTGACAGAGACGCCGTCATCGTCGTCGACCATGGTTCGCGCCGTAAGGAATCAAACCTCATGCTAA ATGAGTTTGTGGACATGTTTAGGGAGAGAACTGGGTATGCTATAGTGGAGCCTGCTCATATG GAGTTGGCAGAACCTTCAATTCATGACGCGTTCAATTCTTGTGTTGAGCAAGGTGCCAATCGTATAATTGTGAGTCCATTTTTCCTCTTACCCGGAAGACATTGGAACCAG GACATACCATCTCTAACAGCTGAAGCTGCAAAAAAGCATGGGGTATCATATATGGTGACTGCGCCTCTTGGACTCCACCCGCTACTTGTG GATGTTATGAATGACAGAATCAATCACTGCTTGAGCCATGTTGCTGGAGATGCAGGTGAGTGTGCTGTTTGTGTTGGAACAGGCAAATGCCAGCTCCATTGA
- the LOC101314340 gene encoding sirohydrochlorin ferrochelatase-like isoform 1, producing the protein MSIGSLFSSPQFAPKIFPASDNRTNPNPTLNLLNWHRSPSRTRNMSIESGNGGLGQSKLDGVGDRDAVIVVDHGSRRKESNLMLNEFVDMFRERTGYAIVEPAHMELAEPSIHDAFNSCVEQGANRIIVSPFFLLPGRHWNQTVILQDIPSLTAEAAKKHGVSYMVTAPLGLHPLLVDVMNDRINHCLSHVAGDAGECAVCVGTGKCQLH; encoded by the exons ATGTCGATTGGGTCTCTCTTCAGCTCCCCTCAATTTGCCCCCAAAATCTTCCCGGCAAGCGATAACAGAACAAACCCTAACCCTACCCTCAACTTGTTGAATTGGCATAGAAGCCCCTCCAGAACTAGAAATATGAGCATTGAGTCCGGGAATGGAGGACTGGGACAATCTAAACTCGATGGAGTCGGTGACAGAGACGCCGTCATCGTCGTCGACCATGGTTCGCGCCGTAAGGAATCAAACCTCATGCTAA ATGAGTTTGTGGACATGTTTAGGGAGAGAACTGGGTATGCTATAGTGGAGCCTGCTCATATG GAGTTGGCAGAACCTTCAATTCATGACGCGTTCAATTCTTGTGTTGAGCAAGGTGCCAATCGTATAATTGTGAGTCCATTTTTCCTCTTACCCGGAAGACATTGGAACCAG ACTGTTATTTTGCAGGACATACCATCTCTAACAGCTGAAGCTGCAAAAAAGCATGGGGTATCATATATGGTGACTGCGCCTCTTGGACTCCACCCGCTACTTGTG GATGTTATGAATGACAGAATCAATCACTGCTTGAGCCATGTTGCTGGAGATGCAGGTGAGTGTGCTGTTTGTGTTGGAACAGGCAAATGCCAGCTCCATTGA
- the LOC101314340 gene encoding sirohydrochlorin ferrochelatase-like isoform 3, whose protein sequence is MSIGSLFSSPQFAPKIFPASDNRTNPNPTLNLLNWHRSPSRTRNMSIESGNGGLGQSKLDGVGDRDAVIVVDHGSRRKESNLMLNEFVDMFRERTGYAIVEPAHMELAEPSIHDAFNSCVEQGANRIIVSPFFLLPGRHWNQTVILQDIPSLTAEAAKKHGVSYMVTAPLGLHPLLVDRTLLLHNFFLKLCSELYCCLT, encoded by the exons ATGTCGATTGGGTCTCTCTTCAGCTCCCCTCAATTTGCCCCCAAAATCTTCCCGGCAAGCGATAACAGAACAAACCCTAACCCTACCCTCAACTTGTTGAATTGGCATAGAAGCCCCTCCAGAACTAGAAATATGAGCATTGAGTCCGGGAATGGAGGACTGGGACAATCTAAACTCGATGGAGTCGGTGACAGAGACGCCGTCATCGTCGTCGACCATGGTTCGCGCCGTAAGGAATCAAACCTCATGCTAA ATGAGTTTGTGGACATGTTTAGGGAGAGAACTGGGTATGCTATAGTGGAGCCTGCTCATATG GAGTTGGCAGAACCTTCAATTCATGACGCGTTCAATTCTTGTGTTGAGCAAGGTGCCAATCGTATAATTGTGAGTCCATTTTTCCTCTTACCCGGAAGACATTGGAACCAG ACTGTTATTTTGCAGGACATACCATCTCTAACAGCTGAAGCTGCAAAAAAGCATGGGGTATCATATATGGTGACTGCGCCTCTTGGACTCCACCCGCTACTTGTG GATCGGACACTGTTGTTGCACAATTTTTTTCTGAAGCTTTGCTCAGAGCTCTATTGCTGTTTAACTTGA
- the LOC101292872 gene encoding ABC transporter G family member 15-like, whose amino-acid sequence MELEEHSGARSVGSSDICGGGGGGRRDGEGGNKGLMYLVWEDVSVVLPNFGIGNNSTKGKHTRRLLDGLTGFAEPGRIMAIMGPSGSGKSTLLDALAGRLSRNVVMTGNVQLNGKKRRLDYGVAAYVTQENVLLGTLTVRETITYSAHLRLPTSLTKQEVNDIVDATITDMGLQDCSHRLIGNWHLRGISGGEKKRLSIALEILTKPRLLFLDEPTSGLDSAAAFFVVQILRYIAQDGRTVISSIHQPSSEVFALFDDLVLLSGGQTVYSGQANKAVEFFAKAGVPCPSRRNPSDHFLRCINSDFDKVTMNSSHNIREVPNASEPLMNFATAEIKAMLIEKYSRSEYATSTRIKEGLGVEKRSGSQAKWWKQLSILTRRSFLNMSRDMGYYWVRIVIYILLSLCVGTIFYDLGTNYTSIFARGACAGFVSGFMTFMSIGGFPSFLEEMKVFHRERHNGHYGVAVFTLSNFLSSFPFLALMSTASTTITYFMVEKDTHFSEYAFMCLDLLSAIAAVESAMMIIASLVPNYLMGVIIGAGYLGIMMMTAGFFRFLPDLPKPVWRYPVSYLNYAAWALQGEFKNGLIGREFDSRTPNGPKLKGEDILTTLLGIQPDQSKWWDFAAVIAIVVSFRFTFFIILKIKERASPLFRACYAKQTIKHLKKRPSFRKDGPLFPSKRHQPLHPLSFQEGLNSPLQ is encoded by the exons ATGGAGTTAGAGGAACATAGTGGAGCTCGTTCTGTTGGATCTTCAGATATATGTGGCGGTGGTGGTGGCGGACGAAGGGATGGTGAAGGTGGCAATAAGGGCTTGATGTATTTGGTGTGGGAAGATGTGAGTGTTGTGCTTCCGAACTTTGGGATTGGAAATAATAGCACAAAAGGAAAACACACCAGAAGATTGCTTGATGGCCTCACTGGTTTTGCTGAGCCGGGTAGGATCATGGCTATTATGGGTCCTTCTGGCTCTGGGAAATCAACCCTTCTTGATGCTTTAGCAG GTAGACTGTCACGCAATGTTGTCATGACTGGAAATGTTCAACTTAATGGAAAGAAGAGGCGACTTGACTATGGTGTTGCT GCTTATGTGACCCAAGAAAATGTCCTGCTGGGAACTCTAACAGTACGAGAAACCATAACTTACTCGGCTCATCTGAGGCTCCCAACTAGTCTTACCAAACAAGAGGTCAATGACATTGTTGATGCCACAATCACCGATATGGGTCTGCAAGACTGCTCTCACAGGCTTATCGGAAACTGGCATTTGAGGGGCATAAGTGGAGGAGAGAAGAAGAGGCTGAGCATTGCACTTGAGATTCTCACAAAGCCAAGGCTCTTGTTTCTCGACGAACCTACCAGTGGCCTCGACAGTGCTGCGGCTTTCTTTGTTGTTCAAATCCTCAGATACATTGCTCAAGATGGCAGAACTGTTATTTCTTCGATTCATCAGCCCAGTAGTGAAGTCTTTGCTCTCTTTGATGATCTTGTTCTGCTTTCTGGTGGCCAAACAGTTTATTCTGGTCAAGCCAACAAGGCAGTTGAG TTCTTTGCCAAAGCTGGAGTCCCATGCCCGAGTCGAAGAAACCCTTCTGATCACTTTCTTCGTTGTATTAATTCAGACTTCGACAAAGTCACAATGAACAGCTCGCACAATATACGC GAAGTCCCAAACGCATCTGAACCTTTAATGAACTTTGCTACAGCAGAGATAAAAGCAATGCTTATTGAGAAGTACAGTCGCTCAGAGTATGCAACCAGCACAAGAATCAAG GAAGGACTTGGGGTAGAAAAGAGGAGTGGGAGCCAAGCAAAATGGTGGAAGCAACTCTCAATATTGACACGGAGATCTTTCCTCAACATGTCTAGGGACATGGGGTATTACTGGGTGAGAATCGTCATCTATATACTTTTGTCTCTATGCGTTGGTACAATTTTCTACGACCTGGGAACAAATTACACTTCAATATTTGCAAGAGGAGCTTGTGCTGGATTTGTGTCTGGTTTCATGACTTTCATGTCCATTGGAGGCTTCCCATCTTTCCTTGAAGAAATGAAG GTTTTTCATAGAGAAAGGCACAACGGGCATTATGGAGTTGCTGTCTTTACTCTGTCAAATTTCCTCTCTTCTTTCCCATTCTTGGCTTTGATGTCAACCGCATCCACAACTATAACTTACTTCATGGTGGAAAAGGATACTCATTTCTCCGAGTATGCGTTCATGTGCCTTGATCTTCTCAGCGCCATTGCAGCAGTAGAAAGCGCCATGATGATCATTGCTTCTCTTGTTCCAAACTACTTAATGGGAGTAATTATTGGAGCAGGATACTTG GGAATCATGATGATGACTGCCGGATTCTTCCGCTTCTTGCCTGACCTTCCCAAACCAGTTTGGCGATATCCGGTCTCATATCTAAACTACGCTGCATGGGCGCTGCAG GGAGAATTCAAGAACGGATTGATTGGCCGTGAGTTTGATTCTCGTACACCCAATGGCCCAAAGCTGAAAGGCGAGGATATACTCACAACTCTGCTGGGTATTCAACCAGATCAATCGAAGTGGTGGGATTTCGCTGCAGTCATTGCCATTGTTGTTTCTTTCAGATTTACTTTCTTCATCATCCTTAAGATCAAAGAGAGAGCTTCACCTCTTTTCCGAGCATGTTATGCGAAGCAAACTATAAAGCATCTCAAGAAGCGACCCTCATTCAGAAAAGATGGACCTCTTTTCCCTTCCAAGAGACATCAACCTCTCCATCCCTTGTCCTTCCAAGAAGGTCTCAACTCTCCACTGCAGTAG